ATAAGGCTAAATTAAAGTTGATCATCTTTTGAGTTTAGCTTGGTTAAGCAGCACCAAACTCTCCATATAAGTACCAAAGTAGCTAATTTTATGAGAATTCGTCAGGTGCTGAACTTCAGTAGTTTCAATATTATACGACTTCAATTGATCGTCATAACATGCTAAAAATGTATGATTCCTTTCATCATATACGATATTATGATGTTTGTCGATTACTGCGAAGATTCCACGTGCTCCTGCACAGGCTCCTTCACGTGGTTTAACAGTTGAATCTCTAACAAGATATTGGCACCATTGTTGCTTAGGCTTCCCAGCATTGTTAACTTTTAAGATTCCACAATCTTGTGTATAAGCTTTTTCTAGGGGTTTCACCGTTGAATCTCTAATAAGGTTTTGACACCATTGTTGCTTGGCTTTTTCAACATTGTTATCCTTATCTATTACCCAAATACAAATTTCTGAATAGGAAATACCAAAAACCGCTAATGATCCACTTAAGATGAATACGATTTTCAAATAATCGTCATCAAGAACAATAGGTAATTCTTTAATTCCAAATGTTTCAtcttcaaaatcaaaataaacaagATTTTTACCGTTGCATAACAAAGTAGGCTTCCAATAAACCACCCCTTGCGAGTAAACAACATTATCATGTGTATAAACACCCGAATCATAATTCTTTGTTAAAGCTAAAGATCTTCCCAATACATTAACCCAATTGGGTTTAACTTTCCAACGATTTTCCCTTAGTGAATAGATTGCCATCTCAACTTCTAATCTTTCTCCTTTTTTATCTTCTCTAAAGACAAGTACTCTATAATCATAACTAGAAGGTACAAATCCGAGACAAAAATGAAAATCCAATTTTGAATATGTTTTAGTTAGAGGACAGGGAGGAATTTCCAATAATTTATATATGGAAGGATTCCATAAAAAAAGTTGTTCATCCTGAATCCAAAATCTTTCTCTTCTTACCAACATCAATCCATTAACCATATCAGTTTCATGATAAAAGCGATTAAACATATCATGATCTGGTATGCATGATATatgatttttgtaattattatcgctttgatagataatgaatgaattttGTACACTTCGAATCAGTCTCCCGTAAAAGGCGTAAATGTTAAAACGACTATTATTACGTTTGTTGCCATTGTAAAATTCTAGGTGCCTATATGTAAAATAATGGGAGTCAATCAAAGAACACCATGTTTTACAAACACACCTGATTTGTAACAAAGTTTTGGTTGGCAAATATGCCAACACTTCCATCCATAAGACGTCTGGAATTAAATACTTGTCCTCCAACACCTTTGTTCTTTCACAAGTAAGTATCATCGtatcaataataaaaagtatctgttcatttaaaaaaaaagatacaataagagaatctaaaaaaaaaccttaaataacAAGCTTTTCTATGCATTTACGCCAAATAATAAATCCTCAAAAAGACATACATAAAATGATTTACAAGTTGTTTCTATTTGCAGGTTTGATTTGTTTGGTTATGTTTGGTTACATTTAAAATCTCCTAATCTTTAGCCTAAAAACAAATTCATGATAATTAATCTCTCCCTTATAGTTGTTCCTTTTTGCAAgtttagtttgttttatttgttccaCCTATAAAAATCTTTCTAACAAATTTTAGATAAAATTAAGGCTATTTTTGAAGGAACAAGGGGActctattatattaaaaatgaaccctaaaaatcctaaatttctaaatatcaaaaacaataaattcTGAATATTATGATTGTacgaaaaaaacaaacaaaaataataaaattcatccaaatttgcaacataaacaaaattcaatagtaaaataaaaaattaacactAAACATGTAAAACATATAGACAGACTACAGTAACCAAGTGAGCTATTCCTGTTATCAATATCAATcaataatccaaaaaaaatccctaaatatcaaagataataaaccctaaatataaaaattaagaacaaTTTCATCATAACCAAgaacaatttcaaaataaaccctaaaattccTAAATCCCTATATTCAAAAACAATAAactattaatatcaaaattcaaacggaaaaaaaaatcaaaaataaattcatccagaattttgaaaataatcaagatttaagaacaaattaataaataaaattcctTTCTAACAAAAAAAACGCTAAAATTCCTATAAAATGCAAGAATTAAGAACAAATCACGATGAGAAGACTCACGGAGTAATGTTGTGCACTGGTGCAACGTATAACCGTTGAAAAAGAAGGATGAACGGCGGCAGACGAAGGAGGATTAATGGCGGCAGACGAAGGAGGATTAATGGCTTACAGAGATTGAGGATAAAACactataacaacaacaacaacaacaaaaaaaaaaaaaaaaaaaaaaaaaaactgaattatttattttttaaatagtttgcgTTTGTCCAATTGAAGTCGTTTCACGGTGAGACAGCCTCAATTAAGAATTGGTATTACACAAATTTTCtcatatgagacggtctcacggtgagaccattttAATTAGATTGGCCgaatttacatttatttttaaatgggtgactttttatagtcttaaagttaaTACTTAAACCtgaaagtgatcacttacaattttaaagtgattactttgaAAAATGGGCTTACTTATATAGATTCGTCTCATGGTAAGTCGGTCTTATATAAGACCGACTGAAGTTTCagcttgtcttgtatgagaccgtttcactTTGAGAAGGCCCATATATTAGCccatttcttcaattgattactttaacatcgtaataatgattattttaaaattataaaataatgattataaaataatcactctaaactataaaaaatgcTTATTTTACAATCATAAGTAATCACTTCGACggtataaatgatcactttaagacaaaatGTGTATATTAGGCAtgcccaatagagatggtcacactgtgagaccgtctcatttgagaatttgcgTAACCAGCCGGTCTCTTGAGTGACTGTCTTTTTGAGAAATGTTTTTTaaacccaacccattaaagcttaattaaacATAAGAAATAATAGCGAGCTTACCAAAGTAGAGTTGGTCTCTTAAAAAAatcatctctcacaagaatttgaaCATTCGGgcctctttatttttttaatttcttagcCCAAAACTAAAAGTATACTTTAACCAAATCATCTTTATCCAATTCTCTCTAAACTTGACTCAACTAAATTTTCAGCTCgatcgtctcaccgtgaaacgagtttatataaaaagtaagttttattattgtaCTCGGCACGTTTAGATGGATTATTAATTCAAAATCCACGAATGATAATTTTGTAAAAGAAACATATGGAATAACAAAACTACCAGCTATAATTCAAAACGATTATTTGAAAATCTATTTGTTTTAATCAAGTTATTAGCGGTTCTTAGTGTttcttattcaaaaatttatatttgggTATAGCAAAAAAATTATAGGTAAAGCAATGATGGTGCCAATATCTTGTTAGAGATTCAAGTGTAGAGCCCTTCAAAGATGCCTATGCAAAAGCCCGTCGAATTTTGGAGCATTTATTGGCTTATATTATAATATcgtatatgataaattttttgcATGTTTTGATGATAAAATAAGTTCGTTTGACATTAGCTACATGGCTTACATCATAATATCGTATAAGTTCATTTAACATCCCTAGACGAAAATGTTGAGTTTTTCTAAGGTAAATAACAATGATTTGCTAGCTTGATAAATCACTCATTTGTTTTTTAGGCTAAAGATTAGGGGATTTTAAATGTAACCAAACATaaccaaacaaaccaaaccTGCACATAGGAACAACTTGCAAATCATTTTATGTATGTCTTTTTGAGGATTTATTATTTGGTGTAAATGCATAGAAAAGCTCGttatttaagtattttttttaagattctCTCAttgtatctttttttttaaatgaacagataatttttattatggTATGATGATACTTGCTTGTGAAAGAACAAAGGTGTTAGAGGACAAGTATTTAATTCCAGACGTCTTATGGATGGAAGTGTTGCATATTTGCTAACCAAAACTTTGTTACATATCAGGTGTGTTTGTAAAACATGGTGTTCTTTGATTGATTCCCATGATTTCACGTATAGGCACCTAGAAATTTACAATGACAACAAACGTAATAATAGCCGTCTTAACATTTACGCGATTCGAAATGTACaaaattcattcattatctatcaaagcgattataatttcaaaaaacatGTATCCTACTTACCAGATAATGGCAGATTTAACATTTTTATCATGAAACCGATATAGTTAATGGATTGATGTTGGTAAGAAGAGAAAGATTTAGGATTCAGGATGAACAACTTTTTTTATGGAATCCTtccatatataaattattagaaattCCTCCTTGTCCTCTAAcgaaaacatatttaaaattggACTTTAATTTTTGTCTCGAATTTGTACCTTCTAGTTTTGATTATAGAGTACTTGTCTTTAGAGAGCATAAAAAAGGAGAAAGGTTAGAAGTTGAGATGACAATTTATTCATTAAGAGAAAATCGTGGGAAAGTTAAACCCAATTGAGTTAATGTATTAGGAAGATCTTTAGCTTTCACAAAGAATTATGATTCGGGTGTTTATACACATGATAATGTTGTTTACTCGCAAGGGGTGGTTTATTGGAAGCCTACTTTATTATACAGTAGTAAAAATCTTGTTTATTTCGATTTTGAAGATGAAATATTTGGAATTAAAGATTTACCTGTTGTTCTTAATGACTATTATATGAAAATCGTATTTGTCTTAAGTGGATCATTAGCTGCTCTTGGTATTTCCTATTTAGAAATTTGTATTTGGGTAATGGATAAGGATAACAATACTGAGAAAGCCAAGCAACATTGGTGTCAAAATCTTATTAGAGATTCAACagtaaaacccttaaaaaaaagCCTATGCAAAAGATCGTGGGATCTTAAAAGTTAACAATGCTGGGAAGCCTATGCAACAATGGACCCAATATTTTGTTAGAGATTCAACTGTAAAACCAAGTAAAGGAGCCTATGGAGAAGCTTCTGGAATCTTCTTGGTAATCGACAAACATAATAAAATCGTATATGATGAGAGGAATCATACATTTTATGGGTGTTATAAAGATCAATTAACGTCGTATAACATTATAACTAATAAAGTTCAATATTTGACAGATTCTCACAAGATTAGCTACTTGGTACTTATGTAGAGAGTTTGGTGCTGCTTAACCAAGCTAAATTCAACAATGATCAACTTTAACAAAGCCTTCTTTTAATGTCAAAGTTGTATGATTTGCAACTACAAGACATTTGATGCTTTACTATGTTCTTTTCATTGTTAGCTTTTAGTGTTTGGATcttgaataaattaattttaattattaacagATGGGGTTTATATGATTAATGTAATGGACTGATTATATACAAGACAGGTCGTTAGTGTTATGAtttatgatatattttttttgtttgactttgactttttaATTACTTATATAGTGTTTaaaaactatgattttaatttggcaaatcaaaaaatcaaatttacatttatatcaatttcaactaatttttaaaaatagtaaaagttgaaaatttgataataacAACCAAGAGGTTTTCATTCTTATATTCgtcatttataatttaataattaaaagttaaaaacccatatttTAGAAATGAACTAGTTGTTCCCAATGCAACCTTGATGGTCCACTTGACTGCATCTTGGTGATAGCCGCGTTAGGACACAAAGAATTCAAATAGTCATGCTTGCAAATAATGTGAGTTTCAGCAACATTTcaaaaaagcccttaaaataaAAGTACGACAGCAATCCATAAATCCCACCATTTACTCCACTAAGCTAAAGAATTGTTTCTTTGTTCAAAGTTTTCATATTAAGATCAAAATTATGAGAAAAGGACAGTAAGACCAATTAAGGAACATGGAAGATGTACGGATTCATCGAAAACTGTAATGGATCATTCTGTGTTGTCACCATCTTCGTCAAATATCTTTGTGCAAGCTCAGACGTCGAGCTTTGGTAATTGAGAGAAACCCATGGCTGCATCCAATTATGCAAAATAAATGACCAATAAGTATGAATGCGTGAAGGAACAATACATACATGTGAAGGTGCAGAACAATTTATCTCTGTATACATATGACAACAACTAACTCAACATGCAAAGATGAACATGTCAAGTTGCAAAAAATGAACGCCAAGGACATAATAACCATATCAACCACCAGGAAAATATTCTCATTTGAAACTAAAATTTTACGGtcaatttttaaatcttttgaagACAAATTGCATACTAAGAAGTCGAACAACAAATATCAAGACGTCAAGAAAAAATTCCTATTGAACTGGACAGGATAAGACATATACCATTCCAATCATACTTCTAACCTCTAAGGTTTCTGGATCCACATGCTTTTTCGCACAACAAGACAAGAAAGTCCCAAAAATTAGACACCGCCAAGCACGTAATCAAAAGCAACAACATAAATCCTTAATTGCTTCAAAACATTATTGAGATTTTATATTGGCAGCATATAACAAACAAGCCAAAACAAATAACATAATTTTACACAACTAGATTATAATATAAGAAACCTTTTAGAATAAATAAACATGtccatttttaattcaaaattccTATACTACCCCAATGCTCTAGGAAACTATAGGAGAACTTATTGGTTTCTGGCATACCCATACTTGCACTACCCACCTATTTAGAAAGCATTTTTCTCTTCTCTAGTCATATGGGTATTGTAAAACAAATTTACTCTCTCCGTATTCCTCGATTTGCATGCCAATGCAAATGGTGCACTTGCATAATGGAGGAGTTATTATTAAAAACATCAATAATAGTTTGGATCTTCTAACTCAATCGTTTAGAAGTCTATGTAAGCAAAATAGAACATGATTTGTATGCCTAAAGAAGCTAGCAGTTCAGCATCTAAAGTCTATCGCATGAAAAATGAGTAGTCGACTTTTGGGAATGAAAAGAATATATGGGTTATACAACAGTACCTGCTCACTTGATTGCCCAGAACGAACATCATTACTGGATCCTTCTTCGACCGTAACATTTGGATCATTTTTCTTCTTTGACCCAACAGAATCCAAATATTCCATTGATGGTCGAAGCGATACAACAGCTTGAACGGGATTCACAACAAGCTGCAAGATCAAAATAACATAAACATGCTTAAAATTGAGTCACcatgtttaaattttaaaaaaaaaacactacaAGAACATACTCTCGTCCTAGAATAATAGGTCATATATTTTGACTTCGAAGATGAACTAGATTCTAATTAATCAcgatatttaaatataaaaaaggaACTACAAGAACATACTCTCCATTAGAAATCAAACTTTTTTTCTTGTTACACTTCCAATTTAATCACCTTAGCCACCCTCACCAAGTTAAAAGCAATAAAAGAATACTCCTCTTGATTCTAAATATATCATACTTATTTTAACTAATATATAACGGCAAATCTTAATGTccataattcattttttataaCTATAGGTTAGACTTAACATAAGATAAAAGTTAGCAAAGAAGTGCCCAGAAAACAAAGACGAATAATCTGATAactgcaattatttgcacttttcattatcatttatatgCTCCTTTTGTGTGTTTAGTGGCGTTTTAAGGTCGTTTTAGGCGTGCTTGCTCCATTTCGGTACTCCATGGCTAATTCGTGGGTAAGTAAGCGAATCATGACATTTTTGAGTcctttttgtgggttttgtggCTAATCATGTTTACAGGACTCAAAGATCGAATCAAACCATCTATAGCATCAAGCCATGTGAAGCAAAAGATCAAAAGaccaaattttttatgtatttcCCTCCAAATCACAAAAGTCGAGTCGGCTGAGGAAGTTCTCTAAGTCCTCAACGACTCGGCGATGAAAAGAAAGTCAAGAGCCATTCCAGAAGACAAAGCCGACTCGACTTCAGTGAAGAAGAGGCAACCGCCGAGTCAGCGTTATGTGCTGACACTCACTATGATTTCCAGAAACAAAAGCCAACTCGGCTTTAGATAGGAAAAAGTGACCGCCGAGTTGGCGGTATAGGCTGTCAGATTCATCAATTTTCCAAAAGCTGCAGCCGAGTCGGCGGTGGGCGCGTGTTCTTGAAAGCCAACTCGACGTTTTTTATTCCAAGCCTGGTTTGATTGTTTACAGCCGTTTTTCATTAGGTTTTAGGTTAATGGGTCTTATTTACCTCTAATGACTGATTAGGGTTTCctctctccttcttccttccttTAGACTTAATTACTCTTTTTTCATTAGTTTACTCTTAATTTCAgcatttaatttagtttttcattaaGTTCATCATTAATCTTCCTTCAAGCATTGTAAGTTTTCActagtatttaattttctttgtctttaatttcttgtattagttttaatctttctttattgaactttaattattgtcattaatcTTTCTTCAATAAAAGCTTGTTATTATACTTCATTCACTGCCTTTTGATTTAATTGTAATTGTTGTGTTCTTGGagttaaattattgtttttcttgaatttgtCATTAATTTCATTCTTAGTCATGTCTAGTATCATCCTAAGATTTGTATTTATTGCTTTTACCATGATTAGTGCGTAGATCTATTTTCTAGgattagggtttgaacctataaagtcaagtatgatttgatttttgaatgtgTCTATGAAACTAGGATTAAAGTGGTTGAATCGTGCTAACAGTCCTAAATTAAACATGCTTTGTcggactagtcaatagaactagcgtgtgagattgggatcgactttgctttagggtgaattttagttaaattcttattaattcgttcaataaaactagcgtgtgagaatcGACTTAATAGGGCCTAactctaatagttaatcaacagagcgagagtttgagattaacaagatcatgttTAACCATGTAATTAATCCCACAGTTCATAGACACtaatgaaaatttgatcataCAAGACTTTAGGGGATTCCCGACACCCTAAATCTCTTTGTCAACATAGTTTAATCCATATTTCTTATCGCATTCGTAGTTTGTTAGAAAACAACCAACCacatatttttttcttcttttagcaATATAATTAATCGAAATTAGTAAGTTTCTTGTCCTAGATTCCTTGTGTTTGACCCGCATTTACACGTACACCGTGTgcttgcggttaaataaaatttgcacatcacaATCATTTAAAATGAGAGCATTAAAAATCACTGTAAGCAACTCATTAACTCTATGATCTATGTTCAAACTAATAGAACAAAAAACTCATCTCAGCAATAGCATAATCCTACACAATCATACTTAAACCAAGAGCTAACCAGCATTTCTTACTGAAAATGACAGCGCAACCCCAATTGTTAAAAACATAGAAATCACTCACAATTCATAAGAAAATCAGTATTTATAGAATATTACTAGTATAGATTAAAACAGCCATGTTTGGCAGACAACATTACAGGTTATaggctatgttacttggactcgggtattgATATCAGATATTGGTACGTGTCCAattgtcggatacgtctaaatatccaattttacgcctaaaatgaagtgtctatgTGTCATACCAATGTCTGAACATCAAGGACTGGACACGGGTATGTGaaacaaaatgaagagtccgagtaacataggttATAGATATTGAAGATGAACTAGGTGATAAATACCATCTACCATAACAATATACTAGTATATATTAGAtgttaatctagaaaaatctatgtAAAAAATCTAAACAAGAAACTTGTACACTACAAAAAACTCTTGATTTAGCGATGGAAAAATGGCGACGGGAACAGTTGGTCGCCAATGGCGACGTCTAGGCGAGGGAAAAACGGGTCGCAAAGTGAAAAAGCAAGTTGGCGACGACTTAGCGAGGAACAAATCGGTCGCCAACAATAGAACGAGATGGCGACGGCCCACAGACGGTCGCCCTTTCGTCGCCATGTtaaacatttaattttattttttttttcagagaCTGGCCGACGGGAAATATGGTCGCCATGGCGTCGCCTAGTTTCTATTTACtgtttgctttttaatttgtaataggGCGACGGGAATGTTACGTAGCCCTTTGGTCGCCATTGCTCGCGATGttaaacatttaattttaatttttttcccaGGGACGGGGCGACGGGAAATCTGGTCGCCATTGCGTCGCCTAGTTTCtatttattgtttgtttttcaatttgtaaTATGGCGACGGGAATGTTACGTAGCCCTTTGGTCGccatatttttgaatttgaatggtTTTTTTGTTTATCGCTTTTTCATCGCCGTTTTGTCGCTatgtttttctataaataacccACTGATTGTTGTCCATCGTAGTATATTTTCGAAGCAAGCTTTGGAAGCTAAAAAATTTGTAGTATATTTTCGGAGCTTTGGAAACTAAAAAATTTGTAGTATATTTTCGAAGCTTTGAAagctaaaaaatttgaaaaggttagtgagttttttgttttttttttatatgagttaattttatttatttttattatttatatttagtttctattgtcattaatttgattatttaatttgtacatattttattttctttgttattttcttgagtttttatattttttattattttatattttattttaattgacattagtttgctttaatagtttttattagaataattatattattattatcatatatatatttttattgtcattaacttacttttttgataagttgaatgattatgttattatattatatttaggtgttaaaaatgagttctaggcaagaaagaagttggatgtacaaccgacgaaaaaatggaaagtttagtttaagatttatgagagggttggaagagtttttagattttgctagtacacaaagcatgagttctgagattagatgtccttgtaaaaagtgtaaaaattgttgttttaaggAAGTAGATGAAATAAgggaacatctaatgagaagggggtttgttgaaaattactatgagtgggaatatcatcagaACACAGAGATAGGAACTACATCTGATGTTGCAGCGGAAGTCGGAGAGCAATCGTCATATGATCCAAATCCATACgcacagatggtgcatgatgcagcAGCAAGTGTGTTTCCAGGCAATTACCATCACTTTTTTCCCTCACAGTATAATGTAGagtcagtagataatgaaccaccggtacacgttgacgaaAATCCAAACCCACAGTGTCAACAattttttgaaatgttaaattctgtaaatagtcctCTGTATGAAGGTTGTGAAAATCACACgaagatgtctattattggtcgacttacaaacctgaagacagaccatcgtctcactgagaggtgttacgacgatatttgtggtattgtcaacgaagtgttaccagaagagaatacgatggtaaacaacttctacgaaacgaaaaaacaaatagctgctCTTGGATTACctgttgagaagatagattgttgtcctaacggatgtttgatatattgggggaataatgcgaatgcaacttgctgttacatttgtgaaacttctagatggagaagaaacagtaagggtgataaagtttcgcggaaacaatttcattattttcccctagggcccagattacaaagattgtatgcttcagaggcaacagctaagcatatgaggtggcatgcagaacACCGCACTAAggatggagagatgatacatccgtccgatgctgaagcgtggttgacatttaacgacattcatccagactttgcattggagactcgaaacgtgcggcttggtctgtgtacagatggttttaacccatttggaagttcgggtcaacagtattcatcgtggcctgtcattttaacaccatacaatcttccgccatggatgtgcatgaagaagccgtatatgttcttgaccgtgattgtccctgggccgagtaatccaaagcacaacattgacttatatcttcaacctCTAATACGAGAGTtgaatatgttgtgggaggagggtatttgtacatatgat
The Amaranthus tricolor cultivar Red isolate AtriRed21 chromosome 11, ASM2621246v1, whole genome shotgun sequence DNA segment above includes these coding regions:
- the LOC130827714 gene encoding F-box/kelch-repeat protein At3g23880-like, giving the protein MILTCERTKVLEDKYLIPDVLWMEVLAYLPTKTLLQIRCVCKTWCSLIDSHYFTYRHLEFYNGNKRNNSRFNIYAFYGRLIRSVQNSFIIYQSDNNYKNHISCIPDHDMFNRFYHETDMVNGLMLVRRERFWIQDEQLFLWNPSIYKLLEIPPCPLTKTYSKLDFHFCLGFVPSSYDYRVLVFREDKKGERLEVEMAIYSLRENRWKVKPNWVNVLGRSLALTKNYDSGVYTHDNVVYSQGVVYWKPTLLCNGKNLVYFDFEDETFGIKELPIVLDDDYLKIVFILSGSLAVFGISYSEICIWVIDKDNNVEKAKQQWCQNLIRDSTVKPLEKAYTQDCGILKVNNAGKPKQQWCQYLVRDSTVKPREGACAGARGIFAVIDKHHNIVYDERNHTFLACYDDQLKSYNIETTEVQHLTNSHKISYFGTYMESLVLLNQAKLKR